The window CATCCAAACCGGGGTGCAGAGCAAGTGCCATCTTCTCTCTCCCTGTCTGGTCAGCTGCGGGGAGCATCCTGATGTCATCCTGGGAATGTCCTGACATCATACCACAAGCACCCCAACATTCTGGGGGGCAGAGCAGCCACCAGCTGCTCCCCCTCACCACCTTCATTTGCCAAACAATGCAATTCCCTCTCCAGAACTGCCTGTGGGGACCCcggggcaggagctggctgcATGTGACCCAAGCCCCTCTCAAACTACCACCCCCCCAAATTCTTTGTGAGCATTTGCCACTCATCAGGCTATGGCATTGCCAGGCTGAGGTGATCATTTGGGCAAAATCGCAGGAATTGGATCAAAATCCCTCATCTGTTGTGTTGCTGGGCAGGCAGGCGCTATCAGACGTGCAGGATGCTCCTCTGGGGCCGCCTGCACTTGGCAGCATGGCTGGGGTAGATCCCCCCCCATCCAAACCCTGTTATTAAACACATCGGGAGCTGGTCCCAGCATGTCCCAGAGGGACCTGGCAAATAAATTACCCACTTACCGAGCGTAATTGGTGAAGGATTAAAAATCGATGGGTGATCTGGGGCTCCTGTCTCCAGCCCCTTCACCCAGgaggcagcactgggctgcCCAGCCCACTCCCCCTGTGAGGTGCTTTATGTTTCACTAGACACCACACGAGCCCTATTCCCTTAACTAATTTTCCTGGTACCTTAACGGACGAAGCATTCATCGTCTGCtgccattatttatttatttccccagCAACGCTCTTGACAGGGCACCTTATTTTCTTTGTCAAATGCCATTAGCGTGCGGCGGGAGCGCGCGGCCGCACAAGACAGATGCTGGTAATAATCATGAAATTCTCATTATTTACTATCCCTTCTCTTGTGTTTGGGTTATTGATGTCCCCTGGGCACGGCTGGAGGCTGCGGGTTGTTCTGCGAGTCAGTCACACGAGGGTGATCACCTCTGGTTTGTGGGTTCTCTTTGTTCCACCGCATCCTGCCCCAGTGCTGGGGGAGCCAgcccctccatccctgggaaAAACCCCAGCTCCACTCCATAAAGCAATGGCTCTTCCAGGATTCACCCCACAGCAATTTCCCCAGAATAGAGGTTTTCCCACCCTGAGTGTTCTGTAGGACGAAGATGATAAGCCCGGCACCTTCTCCATGGGATCGGTGTCGCTCCCTCCCTTTGATGTCACTTGGCTCCTTCCCCTCCACACACCATTCGTGATGAGGCGTTGGGATGGAGACCTCCCACTCTCCCCCTCTCTGATgggcttggttttgtttttagaaGACAGGAAGCTCTTTGTGGGCAtgctggggaagcagcagagcgAGGACGATGTCCGCCGCCTCTTTGAGCCCTTTGGCCAGATTGAGGAATGCACCATCCTCCGAGGGCCTGATGGAGCCAGCAAAGGTGGGCTTTGGGGCACTGGGTGGGCACTCTGTGGACCCACAATGGCCAAACCCAACCTGTCCCATGTTCCCTTCTTCCCTCAGGTTGTGCCTTTGTGAAATACGGCAGCCACGCTGAGGCACAGGCTGCCATCAACAGCCTGCACGGCAGCCAAACCATGCCGGTAAGTGCCAGGCTTGCACCCTGCCCCAGCTGACCCCATGCTGCCTGCTTAATCCAATCACCCACTAATTTGATCCTCAGTCTAATTGCATCAAAATCCTACAGACTGACAATTTGTTGGCCACATCACCCCAGGTTCCTCCTTGCCAGGGTGCTGAGCTCCAGAGGTGGGAGCATGGGGCTAATTATCTCCATGCCAGAGAAAGGGGCAGTTTAATTAACGCTGAAGGTCAGAATTGTGGacaaggaagggaaaggaagcagAGGTCAGGGAGTTgccactggggaaaaaaactggcTGTAATTAAACCTCACATTGATGATTGGCTGCTGTTGCCAAgctgggcagtgtccccagggctgaggATGCTGCGGATGCTGCGAGCCACACCCACGGCAGGTACACAGTTTGGGGGCGTTGCTGTGGTCCCACCATCAGCCCCATCTTCCCCCCACCTCAGGGTGCCTCGTCCAGCCTGGTGGTGAAGTTTGCAGACACGGATAAAGAGAGGACCCTGCGGCGGATGCATCAGATGGCGGGGCAGCTGGGCATCTTCAATCCCATGACCATCCAGTTCGGCGCCTACGGGGCCTACACGCAAGCGGTAGGAGCTGGTGCAGGCCAGGAGCTTTGGGGGACCCCCATGGGTGGCGGGGGCTGGTTTGGCCCATGGAAACACCAGTGGCAGGGGATGTGGAtgcctggcagggctggtgtATCCCTGTTTAAGGACAGATGCAGGGCTTCCTCCCCACAGCTGAGGGTGGTTCAGTGGTCCCATATTTAGTACCACCAAGACCAGGactcctgtccccaggtgtggcaGTGGGTGGCATTTATCCCTCTGAATCCATTCAAAGCAGAGATGATGATTTAccctcccctctctctctctccttctctctgccttttgttctgtctccttttcccctttctttcccgAAGATCatgcagcagcaggcagcccTGATGGCGGCCGCGCAGGGCACCTGCCTCAACCCCATGGCTGCCATCGCTGCTGCCCAGATGCAACAAATGGCAGCCTTCAATGTCAGCGGGCTGGTGGctgcccccctcaccccctcTTCAGGTAGGACCCTCACATTTGCCACTTGGCATCCCCCGGGGGCACTCTTGAGGTGCTGGCGGCACTGAGGCCGTGCTCCCGCAGGTACAAGCACCCCTCCCGGGATCAGCACGGCGCCGGTGCCCAGCATCGCCACGCCCATCGGGGTGAACGGCTTCAGCCCGCTGCCGCCCCAGACCAACGGGCAGCCCGCTTCCGAGACCATCTACACCAACGGCATCCACCCCTACCCAGGTACAGCCCTCGGGGGCGGGGGGACTGTGCTTGGCTCATGCCGGgtgctcagggggtgctcccCATCCCAGGAACACCAGCCGTGTGCTCCCGTGGCATCgctgcagggaggagggaattcaggcaaggagcagctctgcccctcCATGGTGGCGCTTGGCCAGGAGCCCTTTCCCGTGGGAGCTGCACATGCATCCCTGGCTTTCTCTGGCTGTCTCTGGCTTTCTCTGGCTTATCCtgtcttctcctttctcttctcttcccagCTCAAAGCCCCACGGTGGCAGACCCCCTCCAGCAGGCCTACGCCGGCATGCAGCACTATGCAGGTCTCAAACTTTGCTTCCCactccttccctttctcccctcttGCTCCTCACCCATTTTTTTGGGAGATGAATATCACCCTGGGGTTGAACACTGGACTGGGGCAGTGTATTTGGGCACAGATTCATGAGGAGTGCAGCAggtgctgtgctctggcaggAGCTCCAGGGTGGCAAAGCCAGTGAAAGCGCCGTCTCCTCATCCCACTGGCTCCTGTCGTGGCCCCCCGTGCAAATTTTGGATGGTGCAAAGTGAATTTTAATACCCATGGGGCTGAGAGAACTCCATGTGGGAGCCCTGGAAGTGGTATTGGGAAGAGGGGGTGACATCTGGGAGGTGACAGTGGGCCAGCTCCACACCAAGACACCGAAGTCTTTGGATATTCATCATGTGACCAAATCTGATGGACATGGGCCGTGGAGGGAAGGGAGTCAGAGCCTCCTGTGGAAATATGCCAAGCCCAGCAGCCATTTAATTAGGAGCACTGATAGCAACATTCAGATTTGCAACAGAAAATCAAGTTTTGGACCCCAaatctttggggtttttcagccAAAAATACCATCTTTCCTCAGCTTTGAGGCCAGTAATATTATTTGAGTAATATTTGAGTAGTAATATTTCTGCTATCACCAGCATCACTCCTAGGAGAGCTGTTCCCACACACCTGATGTGTTGGGAGGGGTGGGAAAGGCCAAGCCAGcagccgtggggcaggagaagcCCCTCAATCACAGGTGGCAGCAGGGGACATGCCTGTCCTAGCCCTTTCCGTGGCTGGGGCGGGTGCTGTGGCCTCAGCTTCTTGTTTCTCTCTTCCAGCAGCATATCCCACTGCCTATGCTCCCATCAGCCAAGCCTTTCCCCAGCAAGCACCCCTcatcccacagcagcagagagaaggtgAGGGGTGGGGGTCACCCCATGTGGGGCCGGTGGCtcctcggtgtcccctcagggTGACCCCACCTGGGAGCTGACATGTCCTGTCCTTTGTGTGTCACCCAGGTCCCGAGGGCTGTAACCTGTTTATTTATCACCTGCCCCAGGAGTTTGGGGACGCAGAGCTCACACAGATGTTTCTGCCTTTCGGCAACGTCATCTCTGCCAAAGTCTTTGTGGACCGTGCCACCAACCAGAGTAAATGCTTTGGTAAGTCCTGGGGTGTGGCTCTCCCTGGTGTCCCAGCTCGGGGCGCCAGCTCTTCCCAGTCCCCAGCTCAAGGTTCCAGATATCCTTAATATTGCAGCTTGGAGCTTTGGCTCTTCCTCAACATCTCAATTCAGGGGTCTGCCTCTCTTCAGCATCCCATTTTAAATATCTGACTCTCCTCAACATCCCAGCTCTCACCAGTCTCCAGCTCCTGAGTCCCATTCTCTCTGGTCTCCAACCTGGAGGTCCAGCTTTCCTAATATTCCAGCTCGAGGGGTCTGtctctccccaaatcccagctcaaGGGCTTGGCTCTCCCCCATTCTCCCTAGCCTGGAAATCTGGCTCTTCCTGacagcccagctcagagcatCTCTGTCTCGGGGGTCCAACTCTCCCTGAAGTCCCTGCTTGGGAATCTGTCTCCCAACATCTCATCTTGGGGATCTCTCTTTCCCTGGTCTCCAGCTCAGATGTCCATGTCTCCCTGCTGTCCCTTGCTTAGGGTCCAGCTCTCTCCTTATGTCCCCAGCTCAGGGATCTGTATCTCCCTCTCACAGACCTTGGTGTCACTGTAGACTCTTCCACTGCGGTGTCCTTGGAGGCCCTGTCACCTCAGGGTCTCTGCAGACCTGGCCTCCAGATGTCCTCTGAGCCCACACAtcctgtcctggtgtccccacagaCCCCATCACCCTTGTATCTCCACATACCTGCAGACCTTGTGTCCCCACAGAGCccagtgtccctgcagccccttccaCTTTAACAGACCCTGTcaccccagtgaccccacaaaccccatccctgtccctgcaggcaaCTCCAGTGTCCTGTGGACCCTCTTACGCTGCTGTCCTCACAGCCCTGTCACCTCGGTGTCCCTGCAGGTGCCATCCCCTGCAATCTGTGGCTGTCTTGTTACCCCAGGACCCCCTTTCCCATTACTCCCAAACCAGGATCATCCCACAGGATTTCAGTGCTTGGGCTGAGGCGAGGCAGCTGCCTGTGATGTGTGTGGTGACAAGCCCCCGTGTCCCTTCCCCGCCAGGTTTCGTCAGTTTTGACAATCCGACGAGTGCTCAGGCAGCCATTCAGGCCATGAATGGCTTCCAGATCGGCATGAAGAGGCTAAAAGTGCAGCTAAAGCGGCCGAAAGACGCCAACAGACCCTACTGACCCCAGCTCAGCCTGCGGAGAGGTGAGGGGGCCTGGCCCTGGGGGACGTGGTGCCCGTGGAGCCTCCCCCTGTTACATCCCCGAGTGTGTGCAGGGATCTGTGCCTGGCACCACCCACCCAATGGATCTGGGTCCCTCCCTCCGTCCTTGCCTCCCAGAAACAGGCTGCCAGCCTTGTCCTTCTGTTTCAGGTCGGACGTCCCGCAGTGTCTGACgactttccccttccccaagtGCAGTATCCAAACCCGTAACTCTCTTTCTTTGCAACACATCccggaggaggaagaggaggaggaggaggaggaggtgaaggAGAAAATGGCAAAGAAGAGAGTGTTTTGGTCgtagcttttcctttttgaattttttcccaaactgGTCTTGTTTGTTGTTTAACGGGAATGAGAGGAAGACAAGGAAGGAGGGGAGCGATGCGGCGCCGGGGCTGCGATTCGCCGCCGGCCGCTCGCCGGGACTCACCGGATCCCTCGCTGGGAGCAAGGCTGATGGCTCCGGGCAGCCGGGCCACGATCTacctttgttttttgggtttttttttaaagcactcaTTTGCTGCTACCGATTTCCCAGGAGAAACGAGGAAAAGAGGCTCCAAATGGATTCTTAAACCAAAGCCGGTGGGACAGGACCAGCCTCGGGCGCTTCACCTGGAGGATGTTTgtttggaaaataaagaaaaacggcaagattttcctttttccctgcattggggggaaaaaaaagaaggatcaAAGTATGTTGGACTTATAGaagatatatataaataagtatatatatatatatcccaTGGAGCAGGGTGGCGGGACACGCGCTTCCCCTGCTTGTCACTGGCACAGGGACATAGGATTACTTGTTTCAGAGTCATATCATTCCTTAGAGTTTAGGGACCAAAGGActattgctttttttaaatatatctataaataaattaatttaaaaaaaaaaacaaaacaaaacacacaaaaaaacgttgggaaagcagaaaatccaagaaaaattaagaaggTTGAGTAAAACCCTCGGGCATTCAGAGCCACGAGCGTTTCCTACAGGGCTCGGATTTGGGGGGTTCAAGGGCTCGGTTTTGGGGGCCAATTCGTGGCTGGGGACTGGGGGGATgcagaggggattttggggggggctGCAGTGGCTCCCCCAGCTCCATGGCCCAGGGGGAGTTGGAGCCCCTTGGTCACCTCTGGCAGAGGGTGGAGTGATGTGGTTCTTTGcattttgggttggtttggggggacttttgggttgggttttttttttcagccaaaaaaaactttaaaaaaaagaaaaaaaaaagaaaaatgtgaggtTTCGGCCAAAATGAAGTGAAGCGAAATAAACTTATTTTGTCAAAATCGTCACCTTGGTTGGTTCTTCGGAGCAATTACTGCCGCGCCTGCCGCCCAAACATGGGCCCCCTTTAtggccagctcagctccaggtgGACCAGAGCATCTGCCAGGATTTGGTGAAGCTGGGAGAGGACCATAGGcctctccttttatttcctttttcacatgaattgctatttttttggaggaattcagcctggctgcagagggAATCAGGACAGGACACAGCCCTGTGGTTTCACAGATCTTcccaagggatggaggagattcGGGGGGATGTGGCCATGTCCCACGGGATGTCCCTTTTTGTGGGTACAGCTGAGTGACTGCTGTGATCCCAGGAAAGtgacttattttttatttgaggagaggaaaaaatcccaaaccccacaaaTTTAAGCAAAACCCCGCCCAAGGGGTGGGTGGCAGGGCCAGGGACGGGGGAATGGCCAGCAGCTAAGGTTTGGGTTGCCCTTGGGTCCATGGAATGTGGGACAAGGGGGGATGGACAGACGCTGGGATCCAGGCAGGACAGAGGACAGGGACATGACAGAAGTGACACCGAGTGCACCCATTGGTGTAATGAACCTGTCAAGACTCAGGGTACCAAAACCAGGATAATTCTTACATTGATTATTAAATTCAGTCATAAATCCTGGCTGAAATCGTGGCCTCACACTGCTGTGACTGACCCAGagagcccctggccctgcagggctcgGTGGTACCCAGCCCCCTCTGCCCACCCTGAGCCCTGGCAGCCTCTGGGCTGTCTCTGCTGGGTTTGCATCCAGGTCTGGGTGTGGCAGGACAcggctgtgctggcactgcctcaGTGTCCATGGAGTTACTGGGATTGGCATGGgctaaaataaaatgctgttcCTGGGAGGTTCCTTCTCACTTGagtctctgctgcagcaccGGTGCCTGGCAGAGCCACTCTGGGGTCCCATGTCCCCACCCCGAGGCACAGTCCCTTCTCCATTGTGTTGCACTGTCTCTTTGCCGTGGTGTGATGGGGCagtgggtccctcccagccctaTCCCAAAGCTGCATCAATTCTCTATGATGCTTCCCCACcatcccatcccttcccctcAATCCTACCCCTTCCCCGTAAACCTCTTCTTTCTGCATGATCCCCCCTTCCTCTCAATCCCATCCCTTCTCCAAGATGCCATCCCTTGTTTCTTGCCCGTTCTCCACAATCCTGTCCTTTTCTCACAATACCTGTGCCCTAATCCCTTCCCTGTGCCTCTACTCCTCCCACACTCCCACTCCCCCCCGAATCCTTCCCTCtgaccccatcccatccctttcctgtgcccctttcctttcctcacaATCCCATTTCCTCCATGTGCCCCCATCCCTTCCCCAGCATCCCCATCCCACACCCCACACTTTAATCCCAGTTAAATTCACAAACACTgattccttttctcttttttttctttttttcctatgtttttgggtttgttttggttgttcgttgttttttttttttttgcttcgGTTTCTCATCACTGATAAAAACGCCGTCGCTGCCAACGCCAGGAGGGGTGGCCCCCAGCCACGCCGGGCCCACGGCTCCTTCTCCACGCTGCCACAGGGTTGGGGACAgtgggaaggggacagggaggggataAGGGACCGCTGAACCCGCCTGGTGCTCACAGGCTGCCCAACGCCTGCCTATGtacagctggagctgccagtgttgccctggctctgccctgcccggggggctCCAAACCCGCTCGGCCCCTGCCCAGCCTTGCCCGGGGCTCACTCGATGCCCGGGGGGTCCCGAGGTCCCACGGCCGCTCAGTTTGTGTACACCTGAGTCCCGATCACACGCATGATCTCcttctggattttggggtcctgagTATTGATATTGGCATCTCCCACTTGGCCATCTTCGTACCTGGAAGAGGAGAAGGGGGTGAGGGGGGTCCTGTGGGGGTCCCACAGGTGCGGCAGGGTGGGCGCAGCCAGACTCACACAAAGAAGAAGCGTGTGCAGACATGGTCCGAGACAGGGCAGACCCAGATGTTGCCGTGTTTCTGCAGGTCCTTGGAGGTGATCACTGCTGGGGCAAGGGGCTGTTAGATGTGGGATGGGGGACAGAGGGCCTGTCTGGGCACAGCCCATTTTCTGGGGGGAGCCTCCATCCCTCCACCCACCTGATGACCCCATGGGTGCTGCCTGTGCCCCCCCCATTAtccccccacatccccacacCTTCGCACAGCGCGATGCAGTTCAGGTTGCGGCTCTGGAGGAAGCGGGACTGGATGGAGCGGGTCTGTGGGAAGAGCAGCCGGCGTtaccaccctgtccccagcacccatGGGAGCCAcgtccccattcccatcctgccccggtgtccccagcccatcacCTGGGGGATCGTGTTCATCCGATTGTACCTCTGCACCAGCTCATCCTTCGAAGGCATCCGGTGCTGCCCTTTCCCCATTCCTGTGGCAGAAGCAAAGCAGAGGCCGTCAGTCTCTCAGGGAACACCCTGGGCTGATGTGGGGACGCATGCCACAGACAGGGATCGCCACCCTCGGTGCTCCCACCCTGCAACTGAGCCCTgggaacaccccaaaattgTGCACGGCAGCTTCTGAAGCCTAGAAAACGTTGGGGGTTTGATTCTTTGGCATTGGGaaagccccagcctggctgggaagAGGCTGGTGCGATGGGATGGATATGGGATGCTGCCACTCCCGGGCAGCTTCTCCAGCCAGCACGATGCCAAACCTCCCCGGGCCCATGcagggagtgggaatgggagcacaggcagcaccaggCAGTGCAGGCAGCCTCTTACCTGAGTATCCAAAGGAAATACTGGAGATGGGGCTCAGATAGATGCCCTTGCCATAGGCTGCTCCATGCAGCTTGCGGGAAAATACCAGGGTGAGCGTGGTGGGATCACCCCGACAGCTCGGGCATGGCGGTACTGGAGGAAGCCTGGCACTTTCCAATgtctgccccctccccaccttcctgccccctccctgcccacctgctgccctggggttgctggctgcagggagcaaGCGGTACCTGCAGTTTGGTGTAGGAGGCGTTGACCAGCCCATTGCGGAGGATGGAATGCCAGTTCTCAATGTGAGAGCCACTGGAAAGAGCCAGCCCCACATCAGCCTCCCATCAGCCCCACGGCACCCACCCAGGGGgctcccactgtccccccaCCTTGGCAACTCACTGGAAAGCGAAGGTGCTGCCGTAGAGTTTCTTGGCTGTGCGGAACCGGGCTTCCTTGGCCGGggggctgctgagcaggaggaACTGGTGGGAGGTGTGCATGAACTTCAGCTGCTACCAGGGGAACGGGAAGAGCAACGGCAGTGCCGGCAGGAGagaggacagacagacagacagacagagatCATGCACGGCTGCCTGGCACAgagtccagcccagcctggcttcGGCGACTCTGTTTGCCAGAAGGGTCCTTGGCACCCCTGAcatctccccatcccacagcccagGTCAAACATCCCCCTTGCTATATCCCATGTCCTGACTCCCGTATCTCCCAGGCTAGAACCCCACCCAGAGGGATCCATCCGACATCCCAGAGCCTTCCATCACCCATCCCATATCCTTACATGCCTCATCCTGCATCCTGCAGCCCATAGCCTAcatcctgcatctcctgcaccCCTCCACCCCACCTCCCACATTCCACACCCTCCATCCCATACCCCACCtggagcctgccctggcccctTACCCTGCTGAGGGGCAGCTTGACAATGTGGGATCTGTTGCTGGAGATTATCCTTggcaagaggaggaggaaaaggaggagagtCAGAAAAGGTCAGTCCCAATCTGCCCCAAGATTGTTAGATGCCCGTGACCCCCAGGAGAAAGGAGATGAGAGGGTTGTGCCATGGATACCTGGCTGCCCCCCATGCCATCCCAAGTGCTGGGGAatgtggggcagtgggaggggCAGTGGGAGAGGGCCGCAGCACCCTTGGCCTTACCACTGCAGGAGGGGATGTGCCAGGGGGTCCAGCTTGTCCATCTGCTTCTTGATCTCCAGGTAGGAGCCCTGGTAGAGGCAAGAGGGGGTGCAGATGAGTCCCCAGCACCCACCCAGCTACGGGCAGACGGAGATCAGCGCCAAAATGCCACTCCCAGCTTGGACCCCACACCGGGGAGGTCACATGGAGCCATGGGGCTGTGGGGCCACGCCACGTACCTGGGTCATCTCCCGGATGGACATCACACTGTCCAGGGCCTTCTGCAGCCTCTCGTAGTTCTTCTTCTGCACATGGGGCAGGAGAGGGGTGGCCATCAGAGGGGTCTTTGGGGCTCCCCGTGACCCCCCGGTGTGGGAGAGCATTGTCCCCCCCAAGAGCTTACCTTGGGGTTGAAGGCCAGAGTTTTGGGGTCGTTGGGGTCCACCACAGAGGGGTAAGGCTCAAAGATGATGCTCTTGCGAGGGGACTCGAGGGCGGCGCGGCACATGGCCACCAGCAGGTCCACCACcttggggcagagcagggactgaAGGGACAACGccccatggggctgggggacgtcacccctgagcccagccctACCTCGGCACCCGTGGCCACCTCCTCGGCCGCGCCGGACATGACGCCCAGGGTGTAGAAGGAGAAGACGCAGAGCTCCCGGGTGCACACGGCCGGCTGTGCGGGGGACAGGAGAGCAGTGAGggtcagggatggtgacacagGGGCACAGCCCACACctggcccagccctgccaccccaCCTTCAGCATGGAGCCGTTCTGGAAGACGTGCTGCTCGTCACACACCACACAGTACTCGTTGAGCGTCGGGATCCGCTGCTCCGCGTACTTCATGATCTGAGGGGCAGGATGGAGAGGGTCAGGCCCTGCCACAGACGTGGAGCTTGGGGGAATGCTCCAGGCAGTGGGGTGGGGATGAGTGGGGAGGGTGATACGGGAATTGGAGCTTGGATAAGTGGGATGTGGGGTACTGGGGAAGATGTTCTGAGCAGTGGGACGGGGCTGAGTGGGACGTGGGACAGTGAGAAGGATACTCTGGGCATGAGGATAAGGATGAGCACGACATGGGGTAGTGAGGAGAATGCTCCAGATAGCAGGATGTGGAGAAGTGGGAAGTGGGACAGTGGGGAAGTGTGCTCTGGGCGGCaggctgaggatgaggaggatgcaGGACTCTCACCTGGACGAGGAAGCCGTACTCCAGCGTGGGGATGTTCTTGCAGTGGCCACCGACCTGTGACGGAGCCGGAGCGGAGCCAGCTGCGTTATCCCCTTTCCCACatgcacccccagctctgcatgGCACTGGCAGCCCCCAACtccccctggcacagcaggaccCCCAACATACCAAAACCCTGACATTCCAACATGCCCCGGCACAGTGGGACCCCCAACATGCCAACCCCCTTCCAACACAGCAGGACCACCAACATCCCAACACCCCCGACACAGCGGGACCCTTGACATGCCAACACGCCCTGGCATAGCGGGACTCCCAACATGCCAAACCCCTCCTGGCACAATTGGACCCCTGAAATCCAAACACCTCCTGGCATagcaggacccccaaaatgccAACATCccctggaacagcagggatgcagCACCAAGAGTGGGATAAAATCCCACTGGACCCCACAGCCAGGCCGCAGCTCCCCAACAGCACCCAAGAGTGGGGACAAGAAACCCTACAGGGGCTCCCCCATCCTAGGGGGGGTCCCAGCACCCCACGACACCTCATCTGaccccagaggagcccctgggaaggggaagaagagaaaagcaaaccCCAAGGCGGGGTGGCACCCACCAGGATGTTGAAGGGGGCAACACCTGCCTGGGTGCTGGCGGGTGGGTAGCCGAAAACTTCCACCTTGGGATTCTTCACCATGCAGGACACGGAGCGGTTCATCAGGCGGTTCACGCGAGGCTCGGGGATGCCCAGTTTGCCCTTCAGCACTGAATCTTGGATAACAGGGAAGCTAGGAGACCTGCAGGCACAGAATCCCCTTGAGCACCTGTCTGTCACCgttccctgctcctccatcaCCCAGCACCAGATTCACTCGTTGGCTACTGGTTGGAGCAATCTCCACCTGCTTGGGATCTGGTAGGGAGCAGCATCATCCaagtggggaaactgaggcacggtGCCAGGCCTCACCCaggatgaggggacagagggctGGTCCCTCATGGGGACAGCATCGGGACCTTACTTGGGGATGGGTGAGAAGATGCTGAGACCAGCACGGAACTTCTTGATGGTGCCGCTCGTCTTGAACCAACTGTGCCGCTTCTCCTGCTGGGTCTTCAGGAAATCGTTGCTGAggtgtttccattgctgggatGTGAACATGCCCAGGATC of the Poecile atricapillus isolate bPoeAtr1 chromosome 11, bPoeAtr1.hap1, whole genome shotgun sequence genome contains:
- the PARP6 gene encoding protein mono-ADP-ribosyltransferase PARP6 isoform X1 yields the protein MAAPLVTRCGGSDVRPGPPAAWRPCPRRPARADMDLKGQYWTDDDSDGDNESEEFLYGVQGTCAADLYRHPQLDADIEAVKEIYSENAVAVREYGTIDDVDIDLHVNISFLDEEVATAWKVLRTEPIVLRLRFSLSQYLDGPEPSIEVFQPSNKEGFGLGLQLKKILGMFTSQQWKHLSNDFLKTQQEKRHSWFKTSGTIKKFRAGLSIFSPIPKSPSFPVIQDSVLKGKLGIPEPRVNRLMNRSVSCMVKNPKVEVFGYPPASTQAGVAPFNILVGGHCKNIPTLEYGFLVQIMKYAEQRIPTLNEYCVVCDEQHVFQNGSMLKPAVCTRELCVFSFYTLGVMSGAAEEVATGAEVVDLLVAMCRAALESPRKSIIFEPYPSVVDPNDPKTLAFNPKKKNYERLQKALDSVMSIREMTQGSYLEIKKQMDKLDPLAHPLLQWIISSNRSHIVKLPLSRQLKFMHTSHQFLLLSSPPAKEARFRTAKKLYGSTFAFHGSHIENWHSILRNGLVNASYTKLQLHGAAYGKGIYLSPISSISFGYSGMGKGQHRMPSKDELVQRYNRMNTIPQTRSIQSRFLQSRNLNCIALCEVITSKDLQKHGNIWVCPVSDHVCTRFFFVYEDGQVGDANINTQDPKIQKEIMRVIGTQVYTN